Proteins from one Polynucleobacter wuianus genomic window:
- a CDS encoding DNA internalization-related competence protein ComEC/Rec2: MVLYLSPRVKWLRKISICILLFTVGFAWNAHYAESRLKNILAEELEGKEFSIEGRIIALPQSSSAGAKFAFEIDHLSFGKEQVSTFPERIYLSWQPAWRSHQEIPQIIPGQRWRLKAKLKRPYGSLNPYTFDFERWSFHQNFGASGSVKSGELLMAQDIGFTEFELRMELARWKLREKIRSLLPRDARYAGVIIALVMGDQNAIEQDDWQVFNATGIGHLISISGLHVTMLAGLGASFAAFLWRRRLWPLIIPVSKVAAAAGFVTAFFYAWLAGFQIPAQRTMYMVGVVAYALWTGRNPRSFDIWWWALAFVLLIDPMAPYTPGFWLSFGAVAAILFAMKDSSGLLGIPTGKELDVHWSNRALQALREACRVQAVVTIALLPFTLHWFYQFSLVSPIANAVAIPLVSYVVTPLAIAGALLPEFIGRWLLLPAHTSMEYLAALLEWMASWSWAVVWSRQPDSWLLLISGIGIIYAIRPGALKDSWRPRVFALLPACLLFMPAVGLINESIKPGEFRATVLDIGQGTAVLIETAKKKLLYDTGPIQGKRDDAGQRVILPYLRGRGIDRIDRMVISHSDSDHVGGAASVLKQIAFDSMMGSLPNNNALLLNLQSRKIPSIPCRYGQHWTWDEVDFLIWHPHEETLFQNQYSMKPNEMSCVLEVRNKNSSFWLTGDVEKRGEEEISDRLDQSALNAIGERELIFMAPHHGSKTSSSIELLTKLSPSVAFAQNGYRNRYGHPHPTITARYESLGIPFLQTPKTGAQIWNFGRHPGALVSFLRWDTKRLWHRNAGHLGVPPRLLEGKKAKSP; encoded by the coding sequence TTGGTTTTATATCTAAGCCCAAGAGTCAAATGGCTTCGCAAAATTTCTATTTGCATCTTGTTATTTACCGTTGGCTTTGCCTGGAATGCGCACTATGCAGAAAGTCGTTTAAAAAATATCCTTGCCGAAGAATTGGAGGGCAAAGAATTTAGTATTGAAGGAAGAATTATTGCTCTTCCGCAAAGCAGTTCAGCGGGCGCTAAGTTTGCATTTGAGATTGATCATCTTTCGTTTGGGAAAGAGCAAGTCAGTACCTTTCCTGAAAGGATTTATCTCAGTTGGCAGCCAGCTTGGCGAAGTCATCAAGAGATTCCTCAAATTATTCCTGGCCAACGCTGGAGACTCAAAGCAAAACTCAAAAGACCCTATGGGAGTTTAAATCCCTACACCTTTGACTTTGAGCGTTGGTCTTTTCATCAGAACTTTGGTGCCAGCGGTTCTGTAAAGTCTGGCGAACTCTTAATGGCTCAAGACATTGGCTTTACTGAATTTGAACTTCGTATGGAGTTGGCGCGCTGGAAGTTACGTGAGAAGATTCGTTCACTTTTACCAAGAGATGCTCGCTATGCTGGAGTCATCATTGCGTTAGTCATGGGTGATCAGAATGCGATTGAGCAGGATGATTGGCAAGTTTTTAATGCAACAGGCATAGGACATCTCATTTCTATTTCTGGATTGCATGTAACTATGTTAGCGGGGCTTGGTGCATCTTTTGCTGCATTCCTCTGGCGCCGCCGTCTTTGGCCACTCATTATTCCGGTAAGTAAGGTTGCAGCAGCTGCAGGATTTGTTACCGCTTTTTTCTATGCTTGGCTAGCAGGCTTTCAGATACCAGCACAAAGAACGATGTATATGGTTGGCGTTGTGGCTTATGCCTTATGGACTGGCAGAAATCCAAGGTCGTTTGATATCTGGTGGTGGGCACTTGCATTTGTCTTGCTCATCGATCCGATGGCACCCTATACACCAGGATTTTGGCTTTCATTTGGGGCGGTTGCAGCCATTCTATTTGCCATGAAGGATTCTTCCGGTTTATTGGGAATACCTACAGGGAAAGAGCTTGATGTTCATTGGTCAAATCGAGCTTTGCAGGCTCTAAGGGAGGCTTGCAGAGTACAAGCAGTAGTAACAATTGCCTTGCTACCTTTTACTTTGCATTGGTTTTATCAATTTTCGCTTGTTTCACCAATTGCTAATGCTGTAGCTATTCCCTTAGTGAGTTATGTTGTGACGCCGTTAGCAATTGCTGGAGCGCTACTACCGGAATTTATTGGGCGCTGGCTGTTGCTGCCAGCGCATACGTCCATGGAATATCTTGCTGCATTACTGGAGTGGATGGCGAGCTGGAGTTGGGCGGTTGTGTGGTCGAGGCAACCAGACAGCTGGCTATTATTAATCTCAGGCATAGGAATTATTTATGCAATCCGTCCAGGAGCATTGAAGGATTCATGGAGGCCAAGAGTATTTGCGCTGCTTCCAGCTTGCCTCCTTTTTATGCCAGCAGTGGGCTTGATTAATGAATCTATTAAGCCAGGAGAGTTCAGAGCGACAGTCTTGGATATTGGTCAGGGTACCGCTGTATTGATTGAGACGGCTAAAAAGAAACTGCTTTATGACACCGGACCGATTCAAGGGAAAAGAGATGATGCTGGTCAACGTGTGATCTTGCCGTATTTGCGTGGCAGGGGAATTGATCGAATTGATCGCATGGTTATTAGTCATAGCGACAGCGATCATGTAGGTGGCGCAGCCTCGGTACTTAAGCAGATTGCATTTGACTCGATGATGGGTTCGTTACCAAATAACAATGCGCTGTTATTGAACTTGCAGTCAAGAAAAATACCGAGCATTCCATGTCGTTATGGCCAGCATTGGACTTGGGATGAAGTGGACTTTTTGATTTGGCATCCTCACGAAGAAACACTTTTTCAAAATCAATACTCAATGAAACCGAATGAAATGAGTTGTGTACTAGAGGTGCGCAATAAAAATAGTTCTTTTTGGTTGACTGGAGATGTTGAGAAGCGGGGTGAAGAAGAAATCTCGGACCGCTTGGATCAAAGCGCCTTGAATGCGATAGGAGAACGAGAATTAATTTTCATGGCACCACACCACGGTAGCAAAACTTCCTCATCGATTGAGCTGTTAACAAAATTAAGTCCTAGCGTTGCCTTTGCTCAAAATGGCTACCGTAATCGTTATGGACATCCGCACCCAACCATTACTGCTCGCTATGAGAGTTTGGGCATCCCTTTTCTTCAAACGCCCAAGACAGGTGCTCAAATTTGGAATTTTGGGCGGCATCCAGGGGCTTTAGTAAGCTTTCTGAGGTGGGATACCAAGCGTTTATGGCACCGAAATGCAGGTCACCTTGGGGTTCCACCCAGATTATTGGAGGGCAAAAAAGCAAAAAGCCCTTAA
- a CDS encoding tyrosine-type recombinase/integrase — protein MAKKENFTAGRVEAFKCETGKGQSILWDGKSAGLGLRATAAGAKSYIFQTKLHGKTLRLTIGDVRTYTISKAQAEANRLKALTDQGIDPRELAKAKEEQAQAKVAEEKSKELLVSEAWNEYLEYQKDKMTRPHIERGKKWGARHLKDHENLSQAGGEDRKRSKEKTKAGVLYPLMGKRMADISADTLKDWQKVEASTRANNARQGFEMFRAFWRWCSIRPEYLKIIDVNAVESKELRDEVPSRKTKRFDVLDRAQLKPWFKAVTSLNSPVAKAYLQALILTGARREEMANLQWADVDFQWNVLWLKDKVEEQGRKIPLTPYLRSLIEPLPRRNEWVFSSPSSKEGRYIDPSVSHHRVLSLAQLPPVTIHGLRRTFASLAEWVEMPVGIVAEIMGHKPSATAEKHYKSRPLELLGIWHTKYEAWILEQAGIEFKPQEGAQLLKVVGGTN, from the coding sequence ATGGCTAAAAAAGAGAATTTCACGGCTGGCAGGGTTGAGGCTTTCAAGTGCGAGACTGGTAAAGGTCAATCAATCCTATGGGATGGCAAGTCTGCTGGATTGGGCTTAAGGGCTACTGCCGCAGGGGCCAAGTCTTATATCTTTCAAACCAAGTTACACGGTAAGACTCTGAGGCTCACTATTGGCGATGTGCGCACCTACACAATCAGCAAGGCCCAAGCTGAGGCTAACCGACTGAAGGCATTAACCGACCAAGGTATTGACCCTAGAGAGCTGGCCAAAGCCAAAGAGGAGCAAGCGCAGGCCAAAGTCGCTGAAGAAAAAAGCAAAGAGCTGTTAGTAAGCGAGGCGTGGAATGAATACCTCGAATACCAAAAAGACAAGATGACGCGCCCGCATATTGAGCGCGGCAAGAAGTGGGGAGCTAGGCACTTAAAAGACCATGAGAATTTATCTCAGGCTGGCGGTGAAGATAGAAAGCGCAGTAAGGAGAAAACTAAGGCGGGCGTTTTATATCCGCTTATGGGCAAGCGTATGGCTGACATTTCAGCCGACACCCTCAAGGACTGGCAAAAGGTGGAAGCCTCAACAAGGGCGAACAATGCCCGCCAAGGTTTTGAAATGTTTAGAGCCTTTTGGCGTTGGTGCTCAATCAGGCCTGAGTATTTAAAAATTATTGATGTGAACGCAGTAGAAAGTAAAGAGCTACGCGATGAAGTGCCAAGTCGCAAGACTAAGCGCTTTGATGTATTGGACCGCGCCCAATTAAAGCCATGGTTTAAAGCGGTCACATCTCTTAATAGTCCGGTAGCTAAAGCCTATCTGCAAGCCTTAATCTTGACGGGCGCGAGGCGTGAAGAAATGGCAAACCTTCAGTGGGCTGATGTGGATTTTCAATGGAATGTCTTATGGCTCAAAGACAAGGTGGAAGAGCAAGGTAGAAAAATTCCTTTAACGCCTTACCTTAGAAGTCTCATTGAACCTTTGCCAAGACGCAATGAATGGGTGTTTAGTAGCCCCAGCTCAAAAGAGGGTAGATATATCGACCCCAGCGTTTCTCATCATCGTGTTTTAAGCCTGGCTCAATTGCCGCCAGTAACTATTCATGGATTGCGCCGTACCTTTGCTTCACTTGCTGAATGGGTAGAGATGCCCGTGGGGATTGTTGCTGAAATCATGGGCCACAAGCCAAGCGCAACCGCTGAGAAACACTATAAATCACGCCCCCTTGAGTTGCTGGGGATTTGGCATACCAAGTATGAGGCATGGATTTTGGAGCAAGCAGGGATTGAATTTAAGCCGCAAGAGGGCGCGCAACTACTTAAGGTGGTTGGTGGTACAAATTAG
- a CDS encoding type II toxin-antitoxin system RelE/ParE family toxin gives MKLKIYTDTQGNAPFEDWLHGLKDIQARAKIRARLARVEAGNRGDCKALRAGVQELKLDYGPGYRVYLSRQGDEIVLLLCGSDKSDQDRAIKRAIEYLDDWKKRGKP, from the coding sequence ATGAAACTCAAGATATACACCGATACGCAAGGCAATGCACCTTTTGAAGATTGGCTTCATGGCTTAAAGGACATTCAAGCAAGGGCAAAGATTCGCGCCCGACTAGCTAGAGTGGAAGCCGGAAACCGCGGGGACTGCAAAGCGTTGCGCGCAGGGGTTCAAGAATTGAAACTTGATTACGGCCCAGGATACCGGGTGTATTTAAGTAGGCAAGGTGATGAGATTGTTTTATTGCTATGCGGTAGCGATAAGAGTGACCAAGACCGAGCCATTAAGCGGGCCATTGAGTATTTGGATGATTGGAAAAAACGAGGTAAGCCATGA
- a CDS encoding addiction module antidote protein, whose translation MSKRDKSYEDSLALSLTDPKEAVAYLDAVMELEDQGALLVALRQVAKAHGMAEVARCASLGEKTLFKSLAEGGNPTLDTMNRILHSVGLRLSVAELHA comes from the coding sequence ATGAGTAAACGAGATAAAAGCTACGAGGACAGTTTAGCCCTATCGCTAACAGACCCAAAAGAGGCGGTAGCGTATTTAGATGCTGTTATGGAGCTAGAAGACCAAGGGGCGCTTTTGGTGGCATTGCGACAAGTTGCCAAGGCTCACGGCATGGCAGAGGTAGCCCGTTGCGCATCACTAGGTGAGAAGACATTGTTTAAGTCATTGGCTGAGGGTGGTAATCCAACACTAGACACCATGAATAGAATTTTGCATTCCGTTGGTTTAAGACTGAGCGTGGCAGAGCTTCATGCGTAA
- a CDS encoding HigA family addiction module antitoxin: MRNPAHPSEVLREWMPENLTVTDAAEQLKVSRPTFSKILNGKAGISADMALRLSAWLGTSPDLWLGMQVQWDLWQAKKNRIPKIKRLVVSSKGA; this comes from the coding sequence ATGCGTAACCCAGCCCATCCTAGCGAAGTATTGCGGGAATGGATGCCCGAGAATTTAACGGTAACGGATGCGGCTGAGCAATTAAAGGTCTCGCGCCCAACCTTTTCCAAAATATTGAATGGGAAAGCTGGAATTTCTGCAGACATGGCATTAAGGCTATCGGCTTGGCTTGGCACTTCGCCAGACCTATGGCTAGGTATGCAGGTGCAATGGGATTTATGGCAAGCAAAGAAGAATCGCATTCCAAAGATTAAGCGTTTGGTAGTGAGCAGTAAGGGAGCCTGA